A genomic segment from uncultured Marinifilum sp. encodes:
- a CDS encoding heavy metal-associated domain-containing protein: protein MKNLSQFVKRSILALSIVIVSATAYAGNKNEKKIETVVFKVEMDCMGCAGKIEKNIPFEKGVKDLKVDFKNQKVSITYKTEKTNKENLKKAIEKLKFKAEEIKE, encoded by the coding sequence ATGAAAAACTTATCGCAATTTGTAAAAAGAAGCATTTTAGCTCTAAGTATTGTAATTGTTTCGGCTACGGCTTACGCTGGTAATAAAAACGAAAAGAAAATAGAAACTGTTGTATTTAAAGTTGAAATGGATTGCATGGGATGCGCAGGAAAAATTGAGAAAAATATCCCTTTCGAAAAAGGAGTTAAAGACTTAAAGGTTGATTTTAAAAATCAGAAAGTGAGTATTACTTATAAAACAGAAAAAACCAATAAAGAAAATTTAAAAAAAGCAATTGAGAAGTTAAAATTCAAAGCTGAAGAAATAAAAGAATAA
- the buk gene encoding butyrate kinase yields MSRELILALNPRMQFTRIAVYRMNSPVFLKKINHKEEEIGKFDCFCDQTEVRTKIIMDELRSNDIPIDEIKIVIGRGGLLKPVKSGVYRVNDKMRTDLFDCVYGNDVVNLSGLLAYAIADQIKGANAFVADPVVVDELDDIARITGRPEFKKRSIFHALDQKISARRYAQSIYKKYEDLNLIIAHLGGGISIGAHQKGRVIDSNQAYDGDGPFSPIRSGSLPMGEMIQMCFSGKYTKEDLMKMQTGEGGLYAYFKTHSGFDVCKMRDAGDKKASEVLAAMAYQVSKSIGSMFPVFGAEAVDAIIITGGMAKDEKLVKDIRIRVEKIAPVTIYPGAEVLGALSHYGRMIMRDETEILNYE; encoded by the coding sequence ATGAGTAGAGAACTGATACTTGCCTTAAATCCGCGTATGCAATTTACACGTATTGCGGTTTATCGGATGAACTCCCCGGTTTTTTTGAAGAAAATTAATCATAAAGAAGAAGAGATTGGTAAATTTGATTGTTTTTGTGATCAAACGGAAGTTCGTACCAAAATTATTATGGACGAACTGAGGTCAAACGATATTCCTATTGATGAAATAAAAATTGTTATTGGTCGTGGTGGATTGCTAAAGCCTGTTAAGTCTGGAGTTTACAGAGTTAATGATAAAATGCGTACAGATCTGTTTGACTGTGTATATGGTAATGATGTGGTAAATTTGAGTGGATTACTGGCTTATGCTATTGCAGATCAGATTAAAGGGGCTAATGCTTTTGTTGCCGATCCTGTAGTAGTTGATGAACTAGATGATATTGCCCGAATTACGGGACGACCAGAGTTTAAAAAGCGATCTATTTTTCATGCATTAGATCAAAAAATCAGCGCGAGAAGATATGCTCAAAGTATCTATAAAAAATACGAAGATTTAAATCTGATAATTGCGCATCTTGGCGGTGGAATAAGTATTGGAGCACATCAAAAAGGAAGAGTAATCGATTCTAATCAGGCTTACGATGGCGATGGACCATTTTCACCCATACGAAGTGGTAGTTTGCCAATGGGTGAGATGATTCAAATGTGTTTTTCAGGCAAATATACAAAGGAAGACTTAATGAAAATGCAAACAGGCGAAGGTGGTTTATATGCTTATTTTAAAACACATAGTGGCTTTGATGTTTGTAAAATGAGAGATGCAGGCGACAAAAAGGCCAGCGAGGTGTTAGCGGCAATGGCATATCAGGTATCCAAATCGATTGGTTCTATGTTTCCGGTATTTGGCGCCGAAGCTGTTGATGCGATTATTATTACAGGTGGAATGGCAAAAGATGAAAAGTTAGTTAAAGACATCAGAATTCGAGTCGAAAAAATTGCTCCGGTAACGATTTATCCGGGAGCAGAAGTTTTAGGAGCTTTGAGTCATTATGGAAGAATGATTATGAGAGACGAAACAGAGATATTAAACTACGAATAG
- a CDS encoding GTP-binding protein — translation MSRIPVTVITGFLGSGKTSLLNHLIEIYPDKKFAIIENEFGEENIDSKLVENIESKDIFELSNGCICCNLNQELYLVLQNLIESKHSFNHLLIETTGIADPGSILASFISDPIISRNFELDSVICLCDALNASANFEKEEILNKQIAVADLILINKTDLVEQGCISELREKLRLQNNFAEILHCAHSKPETKNILDRFSYNASNVYQYILGVENAANTNNHNNTHGIQSMCYSSNKALDQIKIGMWLDAFLQFNQDTIYRVKGILNLAGVDNRIVLQSVHTQIQATVGKAWNKNEERESKIVIIGKDLNRSVIEKNLNDLKA, via the coding sequence ATGAGTAGAATTCCAGTTACGGTAATTACAGGCTTTTTAGGTTCGGGTAAAACCAGTTTATTAAACCATTTAATAGAAATTTATCCTGATAAGAAATTTGCTATTATTGAAAATGAATTTGGCGAAGAAAATATCGATTCGAAATTGGTTGAGAATATCGAAAGTAAGGATATTTTTGAACTTAGCAATGGTTGTATCTGTTGTAATCTAAATCAGGAATTGTATTTGGTATTGCAAAATTTAATTGAATCGAAACACTCATTTAATCATCTTTTAATTGAAACTACCGGAATAGCCGATCCGGGAAGTATATTGGCTTCTTTTATTAGTGATCCTATAATAAGCAGAAACTTTGAACTGGATAGTGTAATTTGCCTGTGCGATGCATTAAATGCTTCTGCCAATTTCGAGAAAGAAGAAATTCTTAACAAACAAATAGCTGTTGCCGATCTTATTTTAATTAATAAAACCGATTTGGTGGAACAAGGATGCATTAGTGAGCTACGAGAAAAACTTCGCTTACAAAATAATTTTGCTGAGATTCTTCATTGTGCACATTCAAAACCAGAAACCAAAAATATTTTAGATCGCTTTTCCTATAATGCTTCAAACGTATATCAGTACATTTTAGGTGTTGAAAATGCTGCAAATACAAATAATCACAACAATACCCATGGTATACAAAGCATGTGTTATTCGAGCAATAAAGCTTTAGATCAGATTAAAATTGGAATGTGGCTGGATGCATTTCTACAATTTAACCAAGATACTATTTACCGTGTAAAAGGAATTTTAAATCTTGCTGGTGTCGATAATAGAATAGTTCTTCAATCGGTGCATACACAAATACAGGCTACAGTAGGAAAAGCCTGGAATAAAAATGAAGAACGAGAAAGTAAAATTGTAATTATTGGAAAAGATTTAAACCGATCGGTAATTGAAAAAAACCTAAATGATTTAAAAGCCTAA
- a CDS encoding nitroreductase family protein has protein sequence MDFKSLISNRYSVRSYLSKEVEEEKLIKILEAGQIAPSAVNLQPWHFIVVRETENHKKFSEIYHRDWFNEAPVYIVVCGDHDQAWKRKADEKDHTDIDVAIAIDHMTLQATELGLGTCWICNFYVDKCSEFFNLPNHIEPIAIISLGYPKEKKIPVKKRKSLDEIVHWEKF, from the coding sequence ATGGATTTTAAATCATTAATATCGAATCGTTATTCTGTACGATCCTATTTAAGCAAAGAGGTAGAAGAAGAAAAATTGATAAAAATTCTTGAAGCCGGACAAATTGCTCCGTCGGCAGTTAACCTTCAGCCCTGGCATTTTATTGTGGTACGCGAAACTGAAAACCACAAAAAATTCTCCGAAATATATCATCGCGATTGGTTTAATGAAGCTCCGGTTTACATTGTTGTTTGTGGAGATCACGATCAAGCCTGGAAAAGAAAGGCCGATGAAAAAGACCATACCGATATTGATGTTGCAATTGCCATTGATCACATGACATTGCAAGCTACTGAACTTGGCCTTGGAACTTGCTGGATTTGTAATTTTTATGTTGATAAATGTAGCGAATTCTTTAATCTTCCAAATCACATAGAGCCAATCGCTATTATTTCTCTGGGATATCCAAAAGAAAAAAAGATACCAGTGAAAAAAAGAAAATCACTTGACGAAATTGTTCATTGGGAAAAATTTTAA
- a CDS encoding MFS transporter, with translation MTKDLKKNIMYQYLMLLVIAATAGHQGWRTLFNNLAVEEVGINGFQVGVIQSVREIPGFLALLVVYLLLVIKEHRLSAISVLFVGLGVGLTGFFPSFYGLIFTTLIMSVGFHYFETTNKSLTLQYFSIEKSPFVFAKQKSWTAIANISMGAFIFGISHVLSLQSSFILIGLVVFAMGVWALFWKPTDKNIIPQNKGMVLRKRYWLFYVLNFLSGARRQIFVVFAVFMLVEKYNYSVSDIAILFVVNNIITYFISPYIARGINRFGERKMLSTEYFFLIFVFLGYAFIENGLLIAGLYIIDHVFFGFSMGINTYFQKTGDQKDIAPSMAVGFGINHISAVVIPVIGGFLWMINPQIPFLAGAVLSIVSLGFVQLIKTNELK, from the coding sequence ATGACAAAAGACCTGAAAAAAAATATCATGTACCAATACTTAATGTTATTGGTAATTGCTGCCACAGCAGGACATCAGGGGTGGCGAACATTGTTTAATAATTTGGCGGTTGAGGAGGTTGGAATTAATGGATTTCAGGTTGGTGTAATACAATCGGTACGAGAAATTCCCGGATTTTTGGCTTTGTTGGTTGTTTATTTGCTTTTGGTAATTAAAGAGCATCGCTTATCTGCCATATCTGTATTGTTCGTTGGTTTAGGAGTTGGGCTTACCGGATTTTTTCCTTCATTTTACGGATTGATTTTCACAACTCTAATTATGTCGGTTGGCTTTCATTATTTCGAAACAACAAACAAGTCGCTTACATTACAATATTTTTCTATTGAAAAATCGCCTTTTGTATTTGCAAAACAAAAAAGTTGGACTGCCATTGCTAACATTAGTATGGGAGCTTTTATTTTTGGTATTTCTCATGTTTTATCGCTTCAGTCGAGTTTTATTTTAATAGGACTTGTTGTGTTTGCAATGGGGGTGTGGGCATTATTTTGGAAACCTACCGATAAAAATATTATACCGCAAAATAAAGGAATGGTATTGCGTAAAAGATATTGGTTGTTTTATGTTCTTAACTTTTTAAGTGGTGCTCGAAGACAAATTTTTGTAGTTTTTGCAGTATTTATGCTAGTGGAAAAATACAATTATTCGGTAAGCGATATTGCTATTCTATTTGTGGTGAATAATATTATTACCTACTTTATTTCGCCATATATTGCAAGAGGAATTAATCGATTTGGAGAGCGAAAAATGCTTTCGACCGAGTATTTCTTTCTGATTTTTGTATTTCTGGGGTATGCTTTTATCGAGAATGGTTTGCTTATAGCAGGTTTATATATTATCGATCATGTTTTCTTCGGATTTTCAATGGGAATTAATACCTATTTTCAAAAAACAGGAGATCAGAAAGATATTGCACCATCGATGGCAGTTGGCTTTGGTATTAACCATATTTCGGCAGTTGTAATTCCTGTAATTGGCGGTTTTTTATGGATGATAAATCCGCAAATTCCTTTCTTAGCGGGAGCAGTTTTAAGTATAGTTTCATTGGGGTTTGTACAATTAATAAAAACAAATGAATTAAAATAA
- a CDS encoding YchJ family protein, with product MSDICYCGKLVSYESCCGGIHKGLKLAETAEELMRSRYSAFVTANINYILNTYAPETRPVEEKEEILSWAKSVEWIKLEVLTTEKGMQNDNDGFVEFKAYYRENGIEQILHENSFFRKENNNWMYVSGEYPKPKHKKKLPGRNEACFCGSGKKFKKCCYGK from the coding sequence ATGAGTGATATTTGTTATTGTGGAAAATTAGTAAGCTACGAAAGTTGTTGTGGTGGCATTCACAAAGGTTTAAAATTAGCCGAAACGGCAGAAGAACTTATGCGTAGCCGATATTCAGCATTTGTAACTGCCAATATCAATTACATTTTAAATACTTATGCTCCTGAAACTAGACCAGTAGAGGAAAAAGAAGAAATATTAAGCTGGGCAAAATCGGTAGAATGGATTAAATTAGAGGTGCTAACTACTGAAAAAGGAATGCAAAACGATAATGATGGTTTTGTAGAATTTAAAGCATATTATCGCGAGAATGGCATAGAACAAATATTACATGAAAATTCTTTTTTTAGGAAAGAAAATAATAACTGGATGTATGTTTCGGGAGAATATCCTAAACCAAAACACAAGAAAAAATTACCAGGCAGAAACGAAGCTTGTTTTTGCGGAAGTGGTAAAAAATTTAAAAAATGCTGTTACGGCAAATAA
- a CDS encoding TonB-dependent receptor, which yields MKIRIITIILSLLPIISFADNIKGKIIETQENGKAVPLPGASVFWKNTNLGTAANANGVFTLKTSNKSKTLVVQFVGYESKEITIEPSSKDEIIIEMFPNIELGEVVVSERKMGTILDRNNPIQSQSITGAELCKAACCNLSESFETNASVDVSYADAATGAKSIKLLGLTGKYIEMMTEKNPNFKGLASVYGMVYVPGPWMESIQVSKGVGSVINGYESITGQINIEYQKPQRSPKFYANIFANSMGMSEANIITSAKLSPKLSTSILAHAQDNDKEIDHNHDHFLDDPMVKQYNFINRWNWHASQFFKVQFGGKFIDEERIGGQKGFKENQTNDINNAYRINIDTRRYEAFAKFGYIFPNDDDKSIALITNFASHEQNSFYGLRNYNAEQKYFYANLLFQSYIGNLKHKYTAGLSFVYDDFKDYLSGDNLGTNRTEKVAGAYMEYTWLPNEKITLQTGLRYDTHNIYDNFVTPRVHLRYQFAPKSTMRLAIGSGRRTSNPIAENSFLLASNRSFEISDNLKQEKAWNYGLSLTQYFDMFDKGFTLSADFYRTSFDNQVVTDLDNSVNLVRFYNLDGKSWANNYQVELKFEPIKRLDVTTAIRFSDVKADINNEFQKVPYVNRYKGLLNLSYATNFNKWQFDFTTQFNGDMRIPSTQENPEKYQRREKSPAYALMNAQITKRFRIWEVYLGAENIGNYTQENPIISAENPFGEHFDASMIWGPIQERKFYLGLRLTIE from the coding sequence ATGAAAATTAGAATTATAACGATAATTCTTTCTCTTCTACCAATTATCTCATTTGCTGATAATATCAAAGGAAAAATTATTGAAACACAAGAAAACGGAAAAGCTGTGCCTCTTCCCGGCGCATCGGTATTCTGGAAAAATACAAATTTGGGTACTGCAGCAAATGCAAATGGCGTGTTTACTCTAAAAACGAGTAATAAATCAAAAACTCTGGTGGTACAATTTGTAGGTTATGAAAGCAAAGAAATTACCATAGAACCATCATCGAAAGATGAAATTATTATCGAAATGTTTCCCAATATTGAACTGGGCGAAGTTGTTGTTTCTGAAAGAAAAATGGGCACTATATTAGACCGAAATAATCCCATTCAATCGCAAAGCATTACCGGAGCTGAGCTCTGTAAAGCAGCCTGCTGTAATCTTTCGGAAAGTTTCGAAACCAATGCCTCGGTTGATGTATCGTATGCCGATGCCGCAACAGGAGCAAAATCGATAAAATTATTGGGGCTTACCGGAAAATACATTGAAATGATGACTGAGAAAAATCCTAATTTTAAAGGATTAGCTTCGGTATATGGAATGGTTTATGTTCCGGGTCCTTGGATGGAATCCATTCAGGTTTCGAAAGGTGTAGGATCTGTTATTAATGGTTATGAGTCGATTACCGGACAAATAAATATTGAATATCAGAAACCACAGCGTTCGCCTAAATTTTATGCCAATATTTTTGCCAATAGCATGGGAATGTCTGAAGCAAATATCATTACATCAGCAAAATTATCGCCAAAATTAAGCACTTCTATTTTAGCTCATGCTCAGGATAATGACAAAGAAATTGATCACAATCACGATCATTTTTTAGACGATCCAATGGTAAAACAATACAATTTTATTAATAGATGGAATTGGCATGCAAGCCAATTTTTTAAAGTACAGTTTGGAGGCAAATTTATCGATGAAGAACGCATTGGCGGGCAAAAGGGTTTTAAGGAAAATCAAACCAATGATATTAACAATGCCTACCGAATTAACATTGATACCAGAAGATATGAGGCCTTCGCTAAATTTGGGTACATTTTTCCGAATGATGACGACAAAAGTATTGCATTGATTACCAACTTTGCCTCGCACGAACAAAATTCGTTTTACGGATTAAGAAACTACAATGCCGAGCAAAAGTATTTCTATGCGAACCTATTATTTCAATCTTATATTGGAAATTTAAAACACAAATACACTGCTGGTTTATCTTTTGTTTACGATGATTTTAAAGATTACCTAAGTGGTGATAATTTGGGAACCAACAGAACAGAGAAAGTTGCCGGAGCCTATATGGAATATACCTGGTTGCCAAACGAAAAAATTACCCTGCAAACTGGCTTGCGCTACGATACTCACAATATCTATGACAATTTTGTAACGCCACGTGTTCATCTCCGATATCAATTTGCTCCCAAATCAACCATGCGTTTAGCAATAGGTAGCGGTAGAAGAACATCGAATCCAATAGCAGAAAACAGCTTTTTACTGGCTTCGAACCGATCTTTTGAAATATCAGACAATTTAAAACAAGAGAAAGCTTGGAACTATGGGCTTAGCCTTACTCAGTATTTTGATATGTTTGACAAAGGATTTACCTTATCGGCCGATTTTTACCGAACAAGCTTCGATAATCAAGTAGTTACCGATTTAGATAACAGCGTAAACTTGGTACGATTCTATAATCTGGATGGAAAATCTTGGGCAAACAACTATCAGGTAGAACTAAAATTTGAGCCAATTAAAAGATTAGATGTTACAACTGCCATTCGTTTTTCGGATGTAAAAGCCGATATTAATAATGAATTCCAAAAAGTACCATACGTAAACAGATACAAAGGATTGTTAAACCTATCGTACGCTACCAACTTTAACAAATGGCAGTTCGATTTTACCACTCAGTTTAATGGAGATATGAGAATTCCTTCTACACAGGAGAATCCTGAAAAATATCAACGCAGAGAAAAATCGCCAGCCTATGCACTTATGAATGCTCAGATAACTAAACGATTCAGAATTTGGGAAGTTTACCTAGGAGCTGAAAACATAGGAAACTACACTCAGGAAAATCCTATAATTAGTGCCGAAAATCCTTTTGGAGAACATTTCGATGCATCTATGATTTGGGGACCTATACAAGAACGAAAATTTTATTTGGGACTTCGCTTAACAATTGAATAA
- the dapA gene encoding 4-hydroxy-tetrahydrodipicolinate synthase — translation MKKVWQGSFVAVVTPFTKDKDIDYTALDGLINFHLENETDGIVVCGTTGEAATLSKEEYAEVIKFVISKVDKRIPVIAGTGSNSTHTAIENSRLAESLGADAVLLVAPYYNKPMRKGLKDYFTQVAQSVSVPVILYNVPGRTASNIPADLVVELASEVDNIAGIKEASGNLEQLACILRDKPAGFMVFSGDDALAFPAVCLGADGVISVAANLFPQEFHDLIKYALKGDVQKARAIHLKYLKIIQLCFIESNPIPVKTGLSLMGKVQEEFRSPMSTMEEENKTLLLVEFQKLLVQTSTYMSEIEEL, via the coding sequence ATGAAAAAAGTTTGGCAAGGATCATTTGTTGCTGTGGTAACACCTTTTACGAAAGATAAAGATATTGATTATACAGCATTGGATGGCTTAATTAACTTTCATTTGGAAAATGAAACCGACGGAATTGTTGTATGTGGAACCACAGGTGAGGCAGCAACTCTTTCGAAAGAGGAATATGCCGAAGTAATAAAATTTGTAATTAGTAAGGTTGATAAACGTATTCCTGTAATTGCGGGCACAGGTTCTAATTCAACCCACACCGCAATAGAAAATTCTCGCCTTGCAGAGTCATTGGGTGCCGATGCAGTATTGCTCGTGGCTCCATATTATAATAAGCCAATGCGAAAAGGCTTAAAAGATTATTTTACTCAGGTTGCTCAGTCTGTTTCTGTACCTGTAATATTATATAATGTTCCGGGTAGAACAGCCTCTAATATACCTGCCGATTTAGTAGTAGAGCTAGCCTCGGAAGTGGATAACATTGCCGGAATTAAAGAAGCTTCGGGAAATTTAGAACAATTGGCTTGTATTTTAAGAGATAAACCAGCAGGTTTTATGGTATTTTCGGGAGACGATGCCTTAGCTTTTCCAGCAGTTTGTTTGGGTGCCGATGGGGTAATTTCAGTTGCAGCCAACCTTTTTCCACAGGAGTTTCATGATTTAATAAAATATGCTCTAAAGGGAGATGTTCAGAAAGCAAGGGCGATTCATTTAAAATATCTAAAAATTATTCAATTGTGCTTTATCGAATCGAATCCAATTCCTGTTAAAACAGGATTAAGTCTAATGGGTAAGGTGCAAGAAGAATTTCGTTCGCCAATGAGCACTATGGAAGAAGAAAATAAAACACTTTTACTAGTCGAGTTTCAAAAATTATTGGTTCAAACTTCTACCTATATGTCAGAAATAGAAGAGCTATAA
- a CDS encoding acyl-CoA dehydrogenase family protein, which yields MFPYLTEEHESVRKAVRDFAERDIKPLAPVLDEKEEFSVELTKKMGEMGLFGMTLPEKYGGNNTDYLSYIIAVEEIARVDGSHAATLAAHNSLGIGPLYDFGTEKQKMKYLPRLCTGNELWAFGLTEPEAGSDSRGTKTYAKDLGKKWEINGSKIFITNGSSDLCSGVTVQAISSLNGDVKEFTTFIVEKGTPGWTSRAMHGKMMWRASDTSEMFFDTCYIPKENILGERGMGSKVMLKTLDSGRLSIAAMGLGCAQGAFELALSYAQERKQFGKPISKFQAISFKLADMATKIELARNILYKACWLKDTGNKFGKEAAMAKLYCSEIAKEVADEAVQIHGGYGLMKEYPVERFYRDQRLLQIGEGTSEIQRLVISRYIGC from the coding sequence ATGTTTCCATATTTAACTGAAGAACACGAATCTGTAAGAAAAGCTGTTCGCGATTTTGCCGAGCGCGATATAAAACCACTTGCTCCTGTATTGGATGAGAAGGAGGAATTTTCTGTGGAATTAACAAAGAAAATGGGAGAAATGGGTCTATTTGGAATGACACTGCCTGAAAAATATGGAGGTAATAATACAGATTATTTATCATATATTATTGCAGTAGAGGAAATTGCCAGAGTAGATGGTTCTCACGCAGCAACATTGGCAGCACATAACTCACTTGGAATTGGTCCTTTGTACGACTTTGGAACAGAAAAACAAAAAATGAAATATCTTCCCAGACTTTGCACGGGAAATGAACTTTGGGCTTTTGGATTAACAGAACCCGAAGCAGGTTCCGATTCGAGAGGGACTAAAACTTATGCAAAAGATTTAGGTAAGAAATGGGAAATTAATGGATCTAAAATATTCATTACCAATGGATCTTCCGATTTATGTTCGGGAGTTACGGTACAGGCAATTAGCTCGCTTAATGGTGATGTAAAAGAGTTTACCACTTTTATTGTTGAAAAAGGAACTCCGGGTTGGACATCCAGAGCGATGCATGGAAAAATGATGTGGAGAGCCTCCGATACTTCCGAAATGTTTTTTGATACATGTTATATCCCTAAAGAAAATATTCTTGGAGAACGAGGAATGGGTTCAAAGGTCATGTTAAAAACACTTGATTCTGGTAGGTTATCTATCGCAGCAATGGGATTAGGTTGCGCGCAAGGAGCTTTTGAACTGGCTTTGTCATATGCACAGGAAAGAAAGCAATTTGGCAAACCAATATCTAAATTTCAGGCAATTTCTTTTAAATTAGCTGATATGGCTACTAAAATTGAATTAGCACGAAATATTTTATACAAAGCATGTTGGCTAAAGGATACAGGAAATAAATTTGGAAAAGAAGCAGCTATGGCCAAACTGTATTGTTCCGAAATTGCTAAAGAAGTTGCCGATGAGGCAGTTCAGATTCATGGTGGATATGGTCTAATGAAAGAATATCCTGTGGAGCGTTTTTATCGCGATCAGCGACTTTTACAAATTGGCGAAGGAACTTCGGAAATTCAAAGGTTGGTTATTTCAAGATACATTGGTTGTTAA
- a CDS encoding LruC domain-containing protein → MRKNLMFIGLIFTLFAFCSCSDSTTDQEEEIEKEVEQESDGIMSEIDVPDDFDFKTSKEVSISFGGTKMNNSNSIKYTIYLYDEEYTESEITYTDEAGEEVTANLEITNALNNKIASVVTDQSSYSMNVTIPESCKSLYVVKNEMGIYSSSIIAVNGTKASFYKSATKSAKESAVDIFYGVNGSGELFTINEATNELTVIDKLPDNTGSYTCAIDPVSRKLYTIGNNYPKYSLYCYDIDKGSWTTQGSIRFGGPRLGYNRNDGLLYFSTWSYVYALDPSSGKKVASYKIYGLQSNSGGDLTFDADGVMYISSTTGLYRCDFNKGNTIDATWISSESLPNYPNSLTFDSKDELWWATAIGNEGLNFIMDKVTGGWEARSTYNTLIHDLATLPYDEDSIEEVDTDNDGIIDFYDEFPEDADKATTTYTPSIYGWGTYAFEDLWPYKGDYDFNDLVVNYRYTNIENAEGEIVETKLNYVIKNIGGSLKNGFGIQLNMNESLIKEVTGYNLTEGIIKLNDKGLEADQSLPVIIAFDNAWANGKESEFEILITYNDPIDELGDINPFIFINKERGREVHCSNMEPTDLMDQSLLSTSDDKSDIAEGKYYKDKYNLPWGIDIIHDFAYPKEKSEVVLGYPYFKNWAESGGSEYDDWYKEKTGYRNYNYLEQN, encoded by the coding sequence ATGAGAAAAAATTTAATGTTTATTGGACTGATTTTTACATTATTCGCTTTTTGCAGTTGTTCAGATTCAACAACAGATCAAGAAGAAGAAATTGAAAAAGAGGTAGAGCAGGAAAGTGATGGAATAATGTCAGAAATTGATGTTCCCGATGATTTTGATTTTAAAACATCAAAAGAAGTAAGCATATCATTTGGTGGCACAAAAATGAATAATTCAAATTCAATTAAGTATACAATTTATTTGTACGATGAAGAATATACCGAATCGGAAATAACTTATACCGATGAAGCAGGAGAAGAGGTTACTGCAAATTTAGAAATTACAAATGCTTTAAATAATAAAATAGCATCTGTGGTTACCGATCAGTCTAGTTATAGTATGAATGTTACCATACCCGAATCTTGTAAATCTCTTTATGTAGTTAAAAATGAAATGGGTATTTATAGCTCTTCAATTATTGCTGTTAATGGAACAAAGGCTTCTTTTTATAAATCAGCCACTAAATCGGCTAAAGAAAGTGCTGTTGATATTTTTTATGGTGTTAATGGAAGTGGAGAGCTTTTTACTATTAACGAAGCAACAAACGAATTAACAGTTATTGATAAGTTGCCAGATAATACGGGAAGTTACACTTGTGCAATAGATCCAGTATCACGTAAATTATACACTATAGGTAATAACTATCCTAAATACAGTTTGTATTGTTACGATATTGATAAAGGAAGTTGGACTACTCAGGGATCTATTCGTTTTGGTGGACCAAGATTAGGATACAACAGAAATGATGGATTATTATATTTTTCTACATGGAGTTACGTTTATGCATTAGATCCATCTAGTGGAAAAAAAGTAGCCAGCTATAAAATTTATGGTTTGCAGTCCAATTCTGGTGGAGATTTAACTTTCGATGCCGATGGTGTAATGTATATTTCCAGTACAACAGGTTTGTACCGATGCGATTTTAATAAGGGAAATACAATTGATGCTACTTGGATTAGTTCAGAGTCTCTTCCAAATTATCCAAATTCGTTAACATTCGATTCTAAGGATGAATTGTGGTGGGCAACAGCTATTGGTAACGAAGGTTTAAACTTTATTATGGATAAAGTTACCGGAGGATGGGAAGCCCGTTCAACATACAATACTCTTATTCACGATTTAGCAACCTTACCTTACGATGAAGATAGTATAGAAGAAGTAGATACTGATAATGACGGTATTATTGATTTTTATGACGAATTCCCGGAAGATGCCGATAAAGCTACAACAACATATACACCATCGATTTATGGTTGGGGAACTTATGCTTTCGAAGATTTATGGCCATACAAAGGAGATTATGATTTTAATGATTTAGTTGTTAATTACAGATACACTAATATTGAAAATGCCGAAGGTGAAATTGTAGAAACCAAATTAAACTATGTAATTAAAAATATTGGAGGTTCGCTAAAAAATGGTTTTGGTATTCAGTTAAACATGAATGAATCTTTAATTAAAGAAGTAACAGGTTATAATCTTACCGAAGGAATTATAAAACTTAATGATAAAGGGCTAGAAGCCGACCAGTCGTTGCCAGTTATAATTGCTTTTGATAATGCCTGGGCAAATGGTAAGGAAAGCGAATTTGAGATACTGATTACCTATAATGATCCTATTGATGAATTGGGAGATATTAATCCTTTTATTTTTATTAATAAAGAACGGGGGCGTGAGGTACATTGTTCAAATATGGAACCTACCGATTTAATGGACCAAAGCTTGTTAAGTACCAGCGACGATAAAAGTGATATTGCCGAAGGTAAATATTATAAGGATAAATATAATTTACCTTGGGGTATAGATATCATTCATGATTTTGCTTATCCAAAAGAAAAATCGGAAGTAGTATTAGGATATCCTTATTTTAAGAACTGGGCTGAATCGGGCGGAAGTGAGTACGACGATTGGTACAAAGAAAAAACAGGATATCGTAATTATAATTACTTAGAACAAAACTAA